From the genome of Anas acuta chromosome 29, bAnaAcu1.1, whole genome shotgun sequence:
TCGCCCACAGGTGAAGGACGagggggggcagcccctgggctcgCTCAGCCTCCCCCTGTCCCGGCTGCTGGGGGCCGAGGCGCTGATCCTGGACGGGTGGCTCCCTCTCTCCGGGGGGGGGCCCCGCAGCCAGGTCCTGCTGCGGGCACAGCTGGGGGTGAgtgggggcattttgggggtgggggggggtggggggggcacagacAGCACCTTCCTCAccccccccgtcccctctcGGCCCCCCCAGGTCCTGGTGTCGCAGCACTCAGGGGTGGGGGCCGGAGGTGCCCCCGTGCCGGGGGGGGACCCCGAGCCCctggaggcggcggcgggggggcaggaggaggagagcggggccgggggggggccctgcgGCAGCGCCTGCCCCCGACTGAGAGGtaaggctggggaggggggggggcacccctgGGATGGCGATGGGGCCGCTCAGAGCCTCAGcttccccccccaccaccccttttgtgccccccccccaaagccgCACGGAGCAGGAGCCGGGGGGGCCGCGCCTGCAGCTGACGCTCTGGTACCACGCTGACGAGCGCAAGCTGGTGGCCATCGTGCACGGCTGCAGGTAAGCACAGAGGGGGGGCTGCTCAGGGACCCCCCCCTCAGcgctgtgacccccccccccaccgaaatgcccccccccaggcagctGAAGGCGCTGTCCAAGGAGCTGCCCGACCCCTACGtgtccctggtgctgctgcccgaCCGCAGCCGCGGCACCAAGAGGAAGACGGGCGTGCAGAGGAGGACCCTGAACCCCGAATTCAACGAGAGGTCAGGGGGGGCCTCCctgggccggggggggggctgcccagCCCGTCCCGGTgctcctcacccccccccaaaaatccaTGGCCCCCCCAGGTTTGAGTGGGACGTGCCCCCCGAGGAGGCCGCGCGGCGCAAGCTGGAGGCGCAGGTCAAAGCCAGCGGCTCCTTCATGGCCCGCGAgaaggaggtgctggggaaggtaggggggggtcggggggggggctgggggggtcggggagggggggggtcgGGTGGGCTcaggggggtgtgggggggcacagagccccccctgagcccccgctctcccccagctccatcTGGACCTGGCGCAGGTGGATTTGTCGGAGGGAGGAACCCACTGGTGagtgggggggggtctgggggggggggcagtgccTTTATCTtctgccccccccaccccaatttCATCCCCTCCATCTCCCCCCCCCAGGTATGAGCTGCGGGATGAGCGGAGCAGCCCCTaacgcgcccccccccccctgctccccactgTGCCTGGGGCCGTGCGAGGggtggggggcactgggggggggctgccccccccatCACATCCCCTCCGCCTCACCACTGACCAAAGAAGCCGGGGTGggggccccgcggcccccccgcccccccgcctGCGCAGACTGTTATTTATGTCGTGCCTTCACCCACCGAGAAACCTCCCCcagcgccggggggggggggggggacacaggggttgtgtgtgccccccccctcacccccccccccccaaactgctgggagctgcttttGTCAGAGCCGCCCTCACCGCCGCTGTGCCAccgccgcgccccccccgcgCTGCCTTTGGGGGGCTGCGACCCCCCCACGCTGCCCAGCAAATAAAGGAGGGAGGAGACGGCGGTGTCTTAATGGGGGTCCTGGGGtatggggggggcacagggggggggcacagggggggggctctgtcccatgggtgtcccctgctggggggggggtccctacCTTGGTGCCACTTGGGGGGGTGCCAGCTTTGGGGGGGTGTCtttggggtgtccccatgggggtGTCGGTATCGGGGTGTTCTCCGTGGGGGTGTCCTTTAGGGGATGgttcctgggggggggtccccagctccctgtccccatgggggtgtccctgggggggggccACCACCGGGATATTCCCTATTGGGGTGTCCTTTAGGGGATGGGGGCGTGGGGATGCTCCCCGTGGGGGTGCCCCCTGTGGGGTGCTGCccttgggggggggcactgTTGGGGGGGGTCCTTATCAGGGGGTCCTTATCAGGGTGTCCCCCCAGGGGTGTCCCCCATGGGCCCATCATTGGGGTGTCCCCATAGggctgcccccccaccccctctgGCCAtcggggtgtccccccccccaccctgaccccccccccccatggggaGGTGCCCCCAGCCCATCCCCCATTGGggtctccccccccccgggtgccccccccggcccctttCGTTGCCCATCTATAGGCAAAAAATCCCCCCCGGGATAATGGGCGTGGcctccccgcgccccgccccccCTCATGCATAATGCATGAGTTCATTACCGCGCCGTGACGTCAGCGGCGCTCAGCCAATGGGCGCGCGGTGACGTCGGGGCCGTACAAAGGCGCCTCCCGGAGGCCGCGGCCCAgagcgggaccgggaccggcaccgggcggggggagcgggacCAGCACCGGGACCAGCACCGGGACCAGCACCGGGACCAGCACCGGGACCAGCGCCAACATggtggggagcggggcggcaccggggggggtaacgggggattggggggggggggaccggaACCGGGATGCGacgggcggggggcggcgggcaccgggcggggggggggtgggggtgatggggggatgggggggggggggcgggggggggggaaccgggaCCGGGAGCGGGCTCGGGGCTGGCACCGGGCGGGGGGGCCCCGACGGCGCGGGCGGTGCCGATGCCGGTGCCCGCTGACGGCCGcgctctccccccccccgcagtGCGACTTCTCGGAGGAGCAAACCGCCGGTGAGTGCCCGGGaccaccgggaccccccccgggacccccccggacccccccccctcgaggctcggccccgccgctccccgcgcttcctgcccgccgccgcccgggcGGGTCCCGGGGCAAAGTCGCTCCGGGAccggggcgggggccggggctgcacccggggcttgggggggggggggctcgggaccctggggggggctccgggctcgggggggggacaccgggggccgggggggttcCGGGGCCTCTTGCGCCATTTGCCCTTATATGGGCacggcgcggggccgggccgcgcaTTCCTgcggggcggggccgccccggtgcgggggggggggggggaggcgggaggcggccccggccccggcccttCCTGCACGGGAGGGGCCCCCCCGCGCgctcccggagcccccccccccggctgctggCGTCGGGTTCCCGACGGGAAACCGGACCCCGATGGGAAACGGGATctgggccgggggggggctgggtgcaggggatggggtcctgggggtgcggggggcgtgggggggggtcctgtgGTGCCTGGCCCCATTGGTGCTGCTTACAGcatcctccagctgcagcatcGAGGGTGGGGGGGCCCAGGGGTGCAGGGTCCCTAGGAGCAGGTTATGGGGTCCTGTAGATGCAGGGTCCATAGCAGCAGGTTATGGGGTCCTGGACATGCAGCATCCATAGGAGTAGCTTATGGGGTCCTGTAGGTGCAGGTTACGGGGTCCCATAGGTGCAGGGTCCCTAGAAGCAGGTTATAGGGTCCTGTAGGTGCACGTTATGGGGTCCCAGAGGTGCAAGGTCCCTAGGAGCAGGTTATGGGGTCCCATGGATGCAGAGTCCCTAGGAGCAGCTTATGGGGTTCTGTACATGTAGCATCCATACGAGCAAGTTATGGGGTCCTGTAGGTGCAGGTCACGGTGTCCCATAGGTGCAGGGTCCCTAGGAGCAGGTTATGGGGTTCTGCAGGTGCAGGGTCTGTAGGAGCAGGTTTTGGGGTCCTGTACATGCAGCATCCATAGGGGTAGGTTACGGGGTCCTGTAGGTGCGGGTTACGGGGTCCCATAGATGCAGGGCGCTGCAGCACCGGCTCCCACGGGGTGCACAGTCCCGTGGGGGTGCCCGGCCCCCCCCTGACATCGGGCACCCCGCAGAGTTCAAGGAGGCGTTCCAGCTCTTCGACCGCACCGGGGACGGGAAGATCCTGTACAGCCAGTGCGGGGACGTGATGCGGGCGCTGGGCCAGAACCCCACCAACGCCGAGGTCATGAAGGTGCTGGGCAACCCCAAGAGCGATGGTGAGTGCCCTGCgcccccccaaccctccccatACACCCCCCACACCCCGGAACcgctgcccccccggcccccacccACGTtgctccgtgccccccccgcaGAGATGAACCTGAAGACGCTGAACTTCGAGCAGTTCCTGCCCATGATGCAAACCATCGCCAAGAACAAGGACCAGGGCTGCTTCGAGGACTACGTGGAGGGGCTGCGGGTCTTCGACAAGGAGGGCAACGGCACCGTCATGGGGGCCGAGATCCGCCACGTCCTCGTCACCCTGGGTGAGCACCCACCCCCCCCCTTGTTCCCGGACCCCCTCCCCAATTTCCCCCAGGGCCACCCCGAGGTGACCCCGTCGCCGTCCCGCAGGTGAGAAGATgacggaggaggaggtggagcaGCTGGTGGCCGGGCACGAGGACAGCAACGGCTGCATCAACTACGAAGGTGAGCGCCGGGCCGGTggcgggggggtccccggggaggggggtcccaggggggctcagccccgtTCCCAAGCCCTCCCTGACCAtcatctccttccttcctcccagcgTTTGTGAGACACATCTTGTCAGGGTGAAGCCGCAGGGGTACGCCTCTTCCCATCCTCCTTCAGTTACttacttaacatttttttcctccctctttttttccctcatttaatttttttcttctttttttttattaatttttgggtggaattttttttttctttttaagcaaagaaaaaaaaaaaaaaaagcctccaaagCCTCCTGGTTTGCGCTCTCGCCCCCCTTTCTCCCTCggtgcagcccctgccccccccGCATGCCCCTCTGCATGGAGCCGCAGCCGTGCCCGCGGGAGCCGCAgcgcccggtgccgccgccTCTCCTCCTCCGTCTGCCTGGGGTCTGCTGCGGGCTCCTGCCTCTCTCCGGGACGAGGGCTGGGGGCGcggagcccccccctcaccccgcgttttctcctctctccacaGAGCTGGTCCGGATGGTGCTGAGCGGCTGAAGACCTCCGTaccccccccattccccccaccccaccccccgGTCTGGGTTTTGTgcctttcccccccctttttttttttttttcccttcattgtccccccccagcactgctgagctccccccacgcccccccccccaccgctcCAGCCCCACCGGCTAAGTTATTGCTCCGCGAATAAAGAGGCGGCGGAGAGATGCTGCGTCCTTCAGCCTGTGTGTGACCCCCCcatgcagccccctgcccccccccccacaaaccCTGCCACTCGAGGCCGTTTCTTCCCGCCCCGGGGacttggaattttatttttgttatttaaaaaaaaaagggaagggggagagagggagattGGGGTGTAgggaggggttggggaggggggacaaaaacagaaaaggagctgggggggttgttgggggggggggggggaatgccCAGTTGCCAGGTGGGATTGGAGCTGTCTCATAAATAGCCGGGGTGCAGCAGGGTCCCCGGCCCGCCCGGGGAGACCAACACTTAAATAAAATCCGGGACaatcatcataaaaaaataccaaagcgggggggtggggtgggggggcttcCTCTGGGGTCTTGCGGGGGCGGGAGGGGCCGGTCTCCCCGGGCCTGCGGCGGGGGGGCGCGGGGTGCAGCGTCctcggccccggggggggctcacTGCGTGGGGGGGACGGGGGTggccgtgctggggctgggcgcGATGGGGTCCGTCTGCAGGGGGGGGCCTTGATCTGCAcggagagaaaaggaaaggaaaaaggggggggggggggtcacaccTGGGGGGCGACACAGGGAGGGGTGCGAGCGCACCGCGTAGCCCACCGCCCATGAGAAGGTTTGAGCGAggcccccccctgccctgctccagcccgATGCGCATGGGTGAGGGGATCCCTCCCCGCCGTGAGTGACCCCCCCGCGTCCCCCCCgaagccccccacccccccaatgTCTCACCTGCGAGGAGGCCGGGGTTGGGAAGGAGGCTTCCCTGCACGGCGGCCACGATGGCGGGGCTGTGCGCGGCGGCCGAGCCCCCCGCGAGGTGCGGCAGGGCCAGGCCGGGTGGGTTAGgcggggggggcagccccccgggCGGCATGCTGCTGGCCAGGGCCCCATGCAGCGGGAGGGCGGGCGGGTTAGCGGGGAAGGTGGCCCCGATGGACTCGGCTAGGGGGTTAGCCATGCTAAATGGGATGGCGGATGGAGGCAATCCGAAGGGCAGGGCCGCGGGCGCATTACCGGGCACGGCGGGGTGGCCGCTGCCACCGAGGCTCCCAGCCAGGCTCTGGGACGGCGGCTGCTGCCCGGGGAACGGCGCCGGGGCTGCGGGAGAGAGGGAAACGTTACGGGAAGGCCTCGAGGAGCACCTGGGCCAACCCTCCCCCTGCCACCAACAGGGGGacatccccctgccaccaacAAGGTCCCTGCCTTGGACCCAGGCAGCACGGCCAAGCTTTCCTTgaacagggacagggacaaggacaggggcagggacaccccctccctgggcagcccattccaacacccccccaccctccccaaaaACTGcctccccattcccatcccaaacctcccccagcaccacctgaggccattccctctccTCCCATCCCTACCATCTGCAACccccccctgcccagctccccccacCTTCAGGTAGATGGCGAGAGCATGAAATtgtggtgggggggggaaccatCAGggctgagaccccccccccagccacccacccacccacccccctCAGCACCCCGCTCACCGTGCGGGATGGCCGGGCCAGGCTGCGGGGCGCCCGGCGGCGGGGGTGGCTGCGGCGGGGGGGCCCCGGGCAGCGGCTGCCCCCCGGGCTCAGCGGGGGCCACCAtggcgggggcgggcggcgcgccCAGAGGGTGGGCGGCGGGGGCCAGGGGGGTGCCGGTggcgggcaggggctgagcccccgGCGGCAGggggggcggctgctgctgctgctgctgctgcaggtgctggaagTGCTGCTGGCGGGCGCGCATCTCCGcgtacttcagctgctccatgTGGAAGGCCTGGCGGTccgccagcagctgctgccgcTGGTATTCCAGCTACGGGGAGGCACGGGGGGGGTCAGAAGAGGCTGCCagggtgtgtatgtgtgtgtggggggggatgCTCAAGGTCTGCGCCCTGCTCACCGCCTCGCGCTCCCGGTCCATGATGGTCTCGAGCTCCTCGAAGTGCCGCAGTTTGATCTCCAGCTTCTTCATCTGCGTCTCCACCAGCAGCGCCACCAGAGACTTGATCTTACGCTCCTCCACGGCTGCCAGGTGCtgaggggatggggtgggggggtcaaCACCTGCAGGAAACCCCCCCACATAGACACACAGAGCCCCCCTGAAACCCCCCAACCCGCACCTTGGCCTTCACAGCAGCTGCGGccagcgcggcggcggcggcggtggagAGGTTCCCCTCGCCGATGTCCCGCTCCACCTTCGCCTTGCGCTCGGCCTCGGGCTCCGGTGGCTCCTTGGGCACCTCGTCCTGCGCCTCCTTcgcctccttctccttctccaggtCCCCTGCAGGGGGCAGGGGTGGTCAGTGaggggtggctggggggggggctctgcacCCCCTGCCCGGCCAGGCCTCCTCTCACCTGTGCCATCGCTGTCGCCCTTGTCCGACTCCTTCTCACCCTCCGGCTCCttgcccttctcctcctccttcttggCCATGTCCCCCAGtttctccttcacctcctcctcgGCGGTGCCATCCCGGGGCTCCTGGGGAAGGGACCAGACCCGGTTGTTTGCCCCCCCCAATTTCCAACCTCCATCAGGTCCCCACcctgcgcccccagccccgctaCCTTcgcctccttcttctcctccgcCGGCTGCGCCTCTGCCCGCGCCTCCTCCGTGCCGCTCTCCTCTGGGGACACAGGCACAGGGTGAGCCCCCCCCCGTGCCAAAAACCCATTGCACagagcctcccccagcccccccaggcgGTACCTATCCGCTCGGGCTCGTCGGAGGTGGTGCCGGCGATGCCGCTGCTCTCCAGCCCGAACGCGGGGTCGGCTTTGCCCGTCACCTTGGCCGCCTCCTCCACCTTGCGGACGTGCGCCTCCACCAGCGCCGTGGGCACCTCCTCCTTCATCTTGGAGAACTCCTCTGCCAGAGCAGCGCGATGCCACCCGTCAgcagggggctgagccccccccccagagccagccctgctccttggCACCACACAGCCCCCCCGGAGGTGTGGGGGGGCTCGTCCCGTGTCCCATGTCCCAGCTCCCCATCACCACCCGCGGCCCCGTGCCGTGCCGCCCGTTCTCTGGCAGTGCTCGGCCCCCTCTTGCCTCCATCGCCCTGGGGGGGGTCTCGTGCCCCTAAGGCCACAGCCAACGGCACCCCCGGGCTCCGACCCCTGCGGGGACGCGGCCGCATTACCCAGCGCCGATTTGGCGGCGGCGGAGGCGACACGGGGGTCGACGACGGAGGCCAGGAAGGCGACGGTGCTCATGACGGGGTTGCCGGACTGGCTGAAGGGGATGGGCTGGTAGGCCAGGGGCCCCAGGGACGCCTCCGAGTCCTCCAGGTAGGGGTCCTCGATGGGCAGCCGCAGGAAGTGCAGGATGCACTCGTCCTGCGTCCGGCTGCCCACGTGCTCCGACACCTTGTTCCAGTCGTCCTTGTACATCTCCAGGGCCTACGGGGTGGGGTGTGGGGGCTCAGCGGGGCTGGGTGGCCCCGTTACCAACGCTCCCTCCTCCCCGGGACCCCCTCCCAGATCCCTGgctcacctccagcagcagcagcgtctCCTGCTCCGTCCACTCCCGCGTGGCGCTGGCGGCAGCTTTGCTCTGTGGGGGTGAAAGAGGGGGTGAGCAGCGGGgtgggggcacagggagggagCAAAGAAGGGGCCGGGGCCCCCACCTTGGAGGGGACGTTCTTCTTGGTGTACATGTCGGTGCGGAGGCCAAAGTTCTGCATGTCGGCCGGCTTCTCCTTGCTCTTGTCGGGGAAGTTCAGCATCTGCTGCGAGGCCGAGgtctgctgctggggaggagaggggacgttgggggcacagcctggggggCGGCAGGCCCGAAAAGACGCAgctcccgccccccccctccccatccccgtccctcCCTGGAGACGCCGCAGTGCCCCGTCTCGTCACGGTGTCCCCCCCGCgtccctgctccccagggcagggcgGCATGCGGGGCgcgagggggaggagggaaggagcctTCCTCGGCCAGCGGCGGGGGGACGGGCCCCATGCAGCCGCCTACCAGCTCCGGCTTCCCTTTCACCGTCTCGGTGACGAGGTCTTCGATCTCTTTGCTCTTGCGGCCCGTCTTGGCGTCGCCGTCGCTCTGCCGGCCCTGAGGCACAGACAAAGCTGTGCtcaggccccccccccccccccccagccccctcaaAATCCCAACGCTaaccccccccaacaccccccccccacgggGACCGGGGAAGGCGGACGGGACGCGGAGGCGGCGGGGGACCCTCGTTGCGCACCCACCTGGGGCGTCTTGGGCTGCAGAGGCACCAGCCCCGAGGGGGTGTCGGCCAGGACGTGGAAATGAGAGGTGGGTGGGGGGCCCATGGGGGTGGGCCGGCTCTCGGCGTCCACCTGGTAGTTGATGAGGCCCCACTGCTCCAGGAAGGCGTGGACCCTgcggaggaggaaaaaaaaaaaaggggagtgTGTGGGGGGGGCTCAGAGAGGGGGGGGCGGCTGCCAGGGGCCGAGCCGCGTGCGGGGGGGCCAAACGCACCGCATGATGGCACAGACGTCGCCCGCCAGGTTGCGGCGGCAGGCGGTGGAGGTGAGGTACTCCTGCGGGTTCAGGCGGTACGTGTCGATCATGAAGTTGCGGTAGGCCAGGTATCTGCGGCAGGGAGGGGGCCGTCAGCacggcgtggggctgggggggcaccgagggacggggcgggggggctcGGCCTCACATTTCGGGGGTCTTGGACTTGTTCTTGCCGTTGAAGAACTCGGGCAGGGCTCGGCGCTCGATGGCGTGGACGCTGCAAGGGGGAGGCacgggggggggctggcaccGCGCCGGGCTGGCGGCGGGGCACCGGCTGTGGCCTCGGGGGCGCCCCCGTACC
Proteins encoded in this window:
- the SMARCC2 gene encoding SWI/SNF complex subunit SMARCC2 isoform X4; this translates as MAVRKKDGGPNVKYYEASDTVSQFDNVRLWLGKNYKKYIQAEPPTNKSLSSLVVQLLQFQEEVFGKHVSNAPLTKLPIKCFLDFKAGGALCHILAAAYKFKSDQGWRRFDFQNPSRMDRNVEMFMTIEKSLVQNNCLARPNIFLHQEIEPKLLSKLKDIVKRHQGTVTEDKSNASHVVCPVPGNLEEEEWVRPVMKRDKQVLLHWGYYPDSYDTWIPANEIEASVEDAPTPEKPRKVHAKWILDTDTFNEWMNEEDYEVTDEKSPVARRKKISAKTLTDEVNSPDSDRRDKKGGNYKKRKRSPSPSPTPEAKKKNAKKGPSTPYNKSKRGHREEEQEDLTKDMDEPSPVPNVEEVTLPKTVNTKKDSESAPVKGGTMTDLDEQEDESMETAGKDEEENGTGSKGEQAKNPDLHEDNVTEQTHHIIIPSYAAWFDYNSVHAIERRALPEFFNGKNKSKTPEIYLAYRNFMIDTYRLNPQEYLTSTACRRNLAGDVCAIMRVHAFLEQWGLINYQVDAESRPTPMGPPPTSHFHVLADTPSGLVPLQPKTPQGRQSDGDAKTGRKSKEIEDLVTETVKGKPELQQTSASQQMLNFPDKSKEKPADMQNFGLRTDMYTKKNVPSKSKAAASATREWTEQETLLLLEALEMYKDDWNKVSEHVGSRTQDECILHFLRLPIEDPYLEDSEASLGPLAYQPIPFSQSGNPVMSTVAFLASVVDPRVASAAAKSALEEFSKMKEEVPTALVEAHVRKVEEAAKVTGKADPAFGLESSGIAGTTSDEPERIEESGTEEARAEAQPAEEKKEAKEPRDGTAEEEVKEKLGDMAKKEEEKGKEPEGEKESDKGDSDGTGDLEKEKEAKEAQDEVPKEPPEPEAERKAKVERDIGEGNLSTAAAAALAAAAVKAKHLAAVEERKIKSLVALLVETQMKKLEIKLRHFEELETIMDREREALEYQRQQLLADRQAFHMEQLKYAEMRARQQHFQHLQQQQQQQPPPLPPGAQPLPATGTPLAPAAHPLGAPPAPAMVAPAEPGGQPLPGAPPPQPPPPPGAPQPGPAIPHAPAPFPGQQPPSQSLAGSLGGSGHPAVPDQGPPLQTDPIAPSPSTATPVPPTQ
- the SMARCC2 gene encoding SWI/SNF complex subunit SMARCC2 isoform X3 yields the protein MAVRKKDGGPNVKYYEASDTVSQFDNVRLWLGKNYKKYIQAEPPTNKSLSSLVVQLLQFQEEVFGKHVSNAPLTKLPIKCFLDFKAGGALCHILAAAYKFKSDQGWRRFDFQNPSRMDRNVEMFMTIEKSLVQNNCLARPNIFLHQEIEPKLLSKLKDIVKRHQGTVTEDKSNASHVVCPVPGNLEEEEWVRPVMKRDKQVLLHWGYYPDSYDTWIPANEIEASVEDAPTPEKPRKVHAKWILDTDTFNEWMNEEDYEVTDEKSPVARRKKISAKTLTDEVNSPDSDRRDKKGGNYKKRKRSPSPSPTPEAKKKNAKKGPSTPYNKSKRGHREEEQEDLTKDMDEPSPVPNVEEVTLPKTVNTKKDSESAPVKGGTMTDLDEQEDESMETAGKDEEENGTGSKGEQAKNPDLHEDNVTEQTHHIIIPSYAAWFDYNSVHAIERRALPEFFNGKNKSKTPEIYLAYRNFMIDTYRLNPQEYLTSTACRRNLAGDVCAIMRVHAFLEQWGLINYQVDAESRPTPMGPPPTSHFHVLADTPSGLVPLQPKTPQQTSASQQMLNFPDKSKEKPADMQNFGLRTDMYTKKNVPSKSKAAASATREWTEQETLLLLEALEMYKDDWNKVSEHVGSRTQDECILHFLRLPIEDPYLEDSEASLGPLAYQPIPFSQSGNPVMSTVAFLASVVDPRVASAAAKSALEEFSKMKEEVPTALVEAHVRKVEEAAKVTGKADPAFGLESSGIAGTTSDEPERIEESGTEEARAEAQPAEEKKEAKEPRDGTAEEEVKEKLGDMAKKEEEKGKEPEGEKESDKGDSDGTGDLEKEKEAKEAQDEVPKEPPEPEAERKAKVERDIGEGNLSTAAAAALAAAAVKAKHLAAVEERKIKSLVALLVETQMKKLEIKLRHFEELETIMDREREALEYQRQQLLADRQAFHMEQLKYAEMRARQQHFQHLQQQQQQQPPPLPPGAQPLPATGTPLAPAAHPLGAPPAPAMVAPAEPGGQPLPGAPPPQPPPPPGAPQPGPAIPHAPAPFPGQQPPSQSLAGSLGGSGHPAVPGNAPAALPFGLPPSAIPFSMANPLAESIGATFPANPPALPLHGALASSMPPGGLPPPPNPPGLALPHLAGGSAAAHSPAIVAAVQGSLLPNPGLLADQGPPLQTDPIAPSPSTATPVPPTQ
- the SMARCC2 gene encoding SWI/SNF complex subunit SMARCC2 isoform X2 — its product is MAVRKKDGGPNVKYYEASDTVSQFDNVRLWLGKNYKKYIQAEPPTNKSLSSLVVQLLQFQEEVFGKHVSNAPLTKLPIKCFLDFKAGGALCHILAAAYKFKSDQGWRRFDFQNPSRMDRNVEMFMTIEKSLVQNNCLARPNIFLHQEIEPKLLSKLKDIVKRHQGTVTEDKSNASHVVCPVPGNLEEEEWVRPVMKRDKQVLLHWGYYPDSYDTWIPANEIEASVEDAPTPEKPRKVHAKWILDTDTFNEWMNEEDYEVTDEKSPVARRKKISAKTLTDEVNSPDSDRRDKKGGNYKKRKRSPSPSPTPEAKKKNAKKGPSTPYNKSKRGHREEEQEDLTKDMDEPSPVPNVEEVTLPKTVNTKKDSESAPVKGGTMTDLDEQEDESMETAGKDEEENGTGSKGEQAKNPDLHEDNVTEQTHHIIIPSYAAWFDYNSVHAIERRALPEFFNGKNKSKTPEIYLAYRNFMIDTYRLNPQEYLTSTACRRNLAGDVCAIMRVHAFLEQWGLINYQVDAESRPTPMGPPPTSHFHVLADTPSGLVPLQPKTPQQQTSASQQMLNFPDKSKEKPADMQNFGLRTDMYTKKNVPSKSKAAASATREWTEQETLLLLEALEMYKDDWNKVSEHVGSRTQDECILHFLRLPIEDPYLEDSEASLGPLAYQPIPFSQSGNPVMSTVAFLASVVDPRVASAAAKSALEEFSKMKEEVPTALVEAHVRKVEEAAKVTGKADPAFGLESSGIAGTTSDEPERIEESGTEEARAEAQPAEEKKEAKEPRDGTAEEEVKEKLGDMAKKEEEKGKEPEGEKESDKGDSDGTGDLEKEKEAKEAQDEVPKEPPEPEAERKAKVERDIGEGNLSTAAAAALAAAAVKAKHLAAVEERKIKSLVALLVETQMKKLEIKLRHFEELETIMDREREALEYQRQQLLADRQAFHMEQLKYAEMRARQQHFQHLQQQQQQQPPPLPPGAQPLPATGTPLAPAAHPLGAPPAPAMVAPAEPGGQPLPGAPPPQPPPPPGAPQPGPAIPHAPAPFPGQQPPSQSLAGSLGGSGHPAVPGNAPAALPFGLPPSAIPFSMANPLAESIGATFPANPPALPLHGALASSMPPGGLPPPPNPPGLALPHLAGGSAAAHSPAIVAAVQGSLLPNPGLLADQGPPLQTDPIAPSPSTATPVPPTQ
- the SMARCC2 gene encoding SWI/SNF complex subunit SMARCC2 isoform X1, with amino-acid sequence MAVRKKDGGPNVKYYEASDTVSQFDNVRLWLGKNYKKYIQAEPPTNKSLSSLVVQLLQFQEEVFGKHVSNAPLTKLPIKCFLDFKAGGALCHILAAAYKFKSDQGWRRFDFQNPSRMDRNVEMFMTIEKSLVQNNCLARPNIFLHQEIEPKLLSKLKDIVKRHQGTVTEDKSNASHVVCPVPGNLEEEEWVRPVMKRDKQVLLHWGYYPDSYDTWIPANEIEASVEDAPTPEKPRKVHAKWILDTDTFNEWMNEEDYEVTDEKSPVARRKKISAKTLTDEVNSPDSDRRDKKGGNYKKRKRSPSPSPTPEAKKKNAKKGPSTPYNKSKRGHREEEQEDLTKDMDEPSPVPNVEEVTLPKTVNTKKDSESAPVKGGTMTDLDEQEDESMETAGKDEEENGTGSKGEQAKNPDLHEDNVTEQTHHIIIPSYAAWFDYNSVHAIERRALPEFFNGKNKSKTPEIYLAYRNFMIDTYRLNPQEYLTSTACRRNLAGDVCAIMRVHAFLEQWGLINYQVDAESRPTPMGPPPTSHFHVLADTPSGLVPLQPKTPQGRQSDGDAKTGRKSKEIEDLVTETVKGKPELQTSASQQMLNFPDKSKEKPADMQNFGLRTDMYTKKNVPSKSKAAASATREWTEQETLLLLEALEMYKDDWNKVSEHVGSRTQDECILHFLRLPIEDPYLEDSEASLGPLAYQPIPFSQSGNPVMSTVAFLASVVDPRVASAAAKSALEEFSKMKEEVPTALVEAHVRKVEEAAKVTGKADPAFGLESSGIAGTTSDEPERIEESGTEEARAEAQPAEEKKEAKEPRDGTAEEEVKEKLGDMAKKEEEKGKEPEGEKESDKGDSDGTGDLEKEKEAKEAQDEVPKEPPEPEAERKAKVERDIGEGNLSTAAAAALAAAAVKAKHLAAVEERKIKSLVALLVETQMKKLEIKLRHFEELETIMDREREALEYQRQQLLADRQAFHMEQLKYAEMRARQQHFQHLQQQQQQQPPPLPPGAQPLPATGTPLAPAAHPLGAPPAPAMVAPAEPGGQPLPGAPPPQPPPPPGAPQPGPAIPHAPAPFPGQQPPSQSLAGSLGGSGHPAVPGNAPAALPFGLPPSAIPFSMANPLAESIGATFPANPPALPLHGALASSMPPGGLPPPPNPPGLALPHLAGGSAAAHSPAIVAAVQGSLLPNPGLLADQGPPLQTDPIAPSPSTATPVPPTQ